A genomic stretch from Setaria italica strain Yugu1 chromosome VII, Setaria_italica_v2.0, whole genome shotgun sequence includes:
- the LOC101767930 gene encoding uncharacterized protein LOC101767930 encodes MASLLSSQIKLSNAFVRRKVHENGQASLPRSLRWKPLQSGHFENLVLRCAKNLCWESSLPYASVEDDASIIKGPNAIEPIDTEEAPEIPIFQSNEDVVEVKNEPSMQLTVFKLPMWLIGPSILLVTGIVPTLWLPLSSVFLGPNIAGLLSLVGLDFIFNMGAMLFFLMADACGRPENTIFDLKRQIPVSYRFWNLAASIAGFVAPFALFFASHRGTLQPQLSFIPFAVLLGPYLLLLSVQMLTEMLTWHWKSPVWLVAPVVYEGYRVLQLMRGLQLADEISAPGWMVQSLRGLVSWWVLVLGIQLMRVAWFAGLSFARNSRYGVSDDLNQ; translated from the coding sequence ATGGCCTCTTTGCTTTCTTCACAAATAAAATTAAGCAATGCATTTGTTAGGAGGAAGGTTCATGAGAATGGACAAGCAAGTTTGCCAAGGTCTCTTCGCTGGAAGCCTTTGCAATCAGGCCATTTTGAAAATCTCGTGTTGCGGTGTGCCAAGAATTTGTGTTGGGAGTCTTCGCTTCCATATGCTTCCGTGGAGGATGATGCCAGCATAATCAAGGGTCCAAATGCTATTGAACCTATTGATACAGAAGAAGCTCCAGAGATTCCAATCTTCCAGAGTAATGAAGATGTGGTGGAGGTGAAGAACGAACCTTCCATGCAGCTAACAGTGTTCAAACTGCCAATGTGGCTGATAGGGCCTTCTATTCTGTTGGTTACGGGTATAGTTCCAACTCTATGGCTGCCATTGTCTTCAGTATTTCTCGGTCCTAACATTGCTGGCCTTCTATCTCTAGTTGGACTTGATTTCATTTTCAACATGGGAGCAATGCTGTTTTTCCTTATGGCTGATGCATGTGGGCGCCCAGAGAATACTATTTTCGACCTGAAAAGACAAATCCCAGTTTCCTACAGGTTTTGGAATCTGGCTGCTAGCATTGCAGGCTTTGTTGCTCCATTTGCCCTGTTTTTTGCATCTCATAGGGGCACTCTGCAGCCACAGCTATCATTCATTCCATTTGCAGTGCTGCTTGGACCATATCTTTTACTGCTATCGGTACAGATGTTGACTGAGATGCTTACATGGCACTGGAAATCGCCGGTATGGTTGGTGGCTCCTGTGGTTTATGAGGGCTATCGAGTACTACAGTTGATGAGGGGTCTTCAGTTGGCTGATGAGATCAGTGCGCCTGGCTGGATGGTGCAAAGTCTTCGTGGCTTGGTATCTTGGTGGGTACTCGTCCTTGGCATCCAATTGATGCGTGTTGCTTGGTTTGCTGGACTCAGCTTTGCCAGAAATTCAAGGTATGGAGTAAGTGATGATCTGAACCAGTAA
- the LOC101768334 gene encoding peroxisomal membrane protein 11-4, whose translation MSAGDTLDKLVVFLAKRDGIDKLVKTFQYVSKLAHWGAESSRPELAKRAKSWETASGLSRKAFRSGRFLTGFNTLRRAPGEFGALAVLANAGEMVYYFFDHFTWMSRVGFLEARLARRSSFISAFGESIGYVFFIAMDLIMIRRGLRQERRLLREGGGGGKDAEKEKELRKIRMDRVMRLMATAANAADLVIAIAEVEPNRFCNHAVTLGISGLVSAWAGWYRNWPS comes from the coding sequence ATGAGCGCCGGCGACACGCTCGACAAGCTCGTGGTGTTCCTGGCGAAGCGCGATGGCATCGACAAGCTGGTCAAGACGTTCCAGTACGTGTCCAAGCTGGCGCACTGGGGCGCCGAGTCGTCCCGCCCGGAGCTCGCCAAGCGCGCCAAGAGCTGGGAGACGGCGTCGGGGCTGAGCCGCAAGGCGTTCCGGTCGGGCCGCTTCCTGACCGGGTTCAACACGCTGCGCCGCGCCCCGGGGGAGTTCGGCGCGCTCGCCGTGCTCGCCAACGCCGGCGAGATGGTCTACTACTTCTTCGACCACTTCACGTGGATGTCCCGCGTGGGGTTCCTCGAGGCCAGGCTGGCGCGGCGGTCCAGCTTCATCTCGGCGTTCGGCGAGTCCATCGGCTACGTGTTCTTCATCGCCATGGACCTCATCATGATCAGGCGGGGTCTGAGGCAGGAGCGGAGGCTGCtgagggaaggcggcggcggagggaaggacgcggagaaggagaaggagttgCGGAAGATACGGATGGACAGGGTGATGCGGCTCATGGCGACAGCGGCCAACGCCGCCGACCTCGTCATCGCCATCGCGGAGGTCGAGCCCAACCGGTTCTGCAACCACGCCGTCACGCTGGGGATCAGCGGCCTCGTGTCCGCGTGGGCCGGGTGGTACAGAAACTGGCCGTCGTAG